The Parambassis ranga chromosome 1, fParRan2.1, whole genome shotgun sequence genome includes a region encoding these proteins:
- the npnta gene encoding nephronectin a isoform X1: MELWTKLMLLFISCFGASADFDGRWPRQMASSNGLCRYGARVDCCWGWTRRSWGQCQPLFALTHRVVGIRCQPQAVCQPSCKHGDCVGPNKCKCHPGFTGKTCNQEEALDYLTPPVWASHLPLFLPVDHQPARLASEDLNECGLKPRPCKHRCMNTYGSYKCYCLNGYMLMPDGTCGNARTCGMANCQYGCEVLKGEVRCQCPSPGLQLAPDGRTCVDVDECATGTAVCPRFRKCINTFGSYICKCHEGFDLQYINGKYQCIDVDECSLGQSHCSSFATCYNTPGSYKCKCKDGYRGMGHDCKPIPKVDIDPPRPGRLTPNHHNHIPDLDQRRTTTTIRPPVTPRKIFPIIPKLPTTPKTTTTTTTKATQPPKRVTPPPRKPVLPTQKPFVPTRKPSIPTRKPYIPTRTVAPTRRPPPPPPPVTPVDNTIQKEVTKQRGDVHIPRNPSHNTVLDIDFDIELGNTADEAKDDPESGYLSCSFDDGLCGWIRDKDGDLHWETTPDPSGGRYLTIPEVGNKRTGRGARLVLPLTPPWNDGNLCLSFRHKLAGHHVGMLQVFVKKGKQYSPAVWGRTGGNGWRHTQITLWGTGLESVILKGERGRGRSGEMAVDDITLRKGSCTEEHNLRRL, translated from the exons GTGGCCACGGCAGATGGCATCATCTAACGGCCTGTGCCGGTACGGGGCCAGGGTGGACTGCTGCTGGGGATGGACGCGCCGCTCCTGGGGTCAATGCCAGC CTCTCTTCGCCTTAACTCACAGAGTAGTCGGGATAAGGTGCCAGCCCCAAG CTGTGTGCCAGCCCAGCTGTAAGCATGGAGACTGCGTGGGACCCAATAAGTGCAAGTGCCATCCCGGCTTCACCGGCAAGACCTGCAATCAAG aaGAAGCTCTGGACTATTTAACCCCACCAGTGTGGGCCAGTCACCTTCCCCTCTTTCTTCCCGTGGACCATCAGCCAGCGAGACTAGCATCGGAGG ACCTGAATGAGTGTGGGCTGAAACCCAGGCCCTGTAAACACAGGTGCATGAACACATATGGAAGTTACAAGTGTTACTGCCTCAACGGCTACATGCTGATGCCTGACGGGACCTGTGGAA ACGCTCGCACTTGTGGCATGGCCAACTGCCAGTATGGCTGCGAGGTGCTGAAAGGAGAGGTCCGATGTCAGTGTCCATCGCCGGGGCTTCAGCTGGCTCCGGATGGAAGAACCTGTGTGG ATGTGGATGAGTGTGCAACAGGGACAGCTGTGTGTCCCAGGTTCAGGAAATGCATCAACACCTTTGGGAGCTACATCTGCAAGTGCCATGAAGGGTTTGACCTGCAATACATCAATGGGAAATACCAGTGCATAG ATGTGGATGAGTGCTCTTTAGGTCAGAGCCACTGCAGCAGCTTCGCCACCTGCTACAACACGCCAGGCTCATACAAGTGCAAATGCAAAGATGGCTACAGAGGGATGGGCCACGACTGTAAAC CCATTCCTAAGGTGGATATTGACCCCCCGAGACCAGGAAGACTCACTCCCAACCATCACAACCACATCCCAGATTTGGATCAGAGGaggaccaccaccaccatcagacCTCCGGTCACTCCAAGGAAGATCTTCCCAATTATTCCCAAATTACCCACAACCCCAAAAACGACAACCACCACTACAACCAAAGCAACTCAGCCTCCGAAGAGGGTCACCCCACCTCCACGCAAGCCAGTACTTCCCACTCAAAAGCCCTTTGTTCCAACCAGAAAACCGTCAATACCCACACGCAAACCCTACATCCCAACCAGGACAGTGGCTCCCACCAgaagaccaccaccaccaccaccacctgtaACACCAGTGGACAACACCATCCAGAAGGAGGTCACCAAACAGAGGGGCGATGTCCACA tccCACGGAACCCCAGCCACAACACCGTCCTCGACATTGACTTTGACATTGAGCTCGGCAACACTGCAGACGAAGCCAAGGATGACCCAG AGTCAGGGTATCTGAGCTGCTCATTTGATGACGGTCTTTGTGGTTGGATCAGAGACAAAGATGGAGACCTGCACTGGGAAACAACTCCTGATCCATCAG GTGGGCGATACCTCACCATTCCCGAGGTAGGAAACAAAAGGACTGGACGTGGGGCCCGGCTGGTCCTGCCACTCACCCCTCCCTGGAATGACGGCAATCTGTGCCTGTCCTTTCGGCACAAGCTAGCTGGTCACCATGTGGGAATGCTTCAAGTGTTTGTGAAGAAGGGAAAGCAGTACAGTCCAGCAGTGTGGGGTCGAACAGGTGGGAATGGCTGGAGGCACACCCAAATCACATTATGGGGCACAGGCCTGGAAAGT GTGATCCTGAAGGGGGAGCGTGGGCGAGGCAGGAGTGGAGAGATGGCTGTGGATGACATCACTTTGAGGAAAGGCTCCTGCACTGAGGAGCACAATCTGAGGAGACTCTGA